Sequence from the Thermodesulfobacteriota bacterium genome:
AAGATGGCGGAGAAACACTTCGGTGTTAAATACTCTATAAATGGAAACTATAAGAAGAAATACAACTAAATCAGACTCTGTGGTGCTTCTTCAAAACCTTCTAATTAAAGCTGGTTATGATATTTCGGCAGACGGGGATTTTGGGCCTATTACAGAAGCAGCCGTTAAGGACTTCCAAAAAAAGAATAAACTTGTGGTCGACGGCATAGTTGGTCAAAAAACTTGGAGAACTCTTCTTAGCGAAGAACCTGAAGACCCGCTAGCGCTCAAGTCTCGCTTTTTGTCTGAAAAAGACCTTCAAACAGTTGCGGAGGATCTCGGGGTTGAGCTTGCTGTGGTTAAGGCTGTTAACGAAGTTGAATCAAGCGGACAGGGCTTTTTAGGGGACAAGCCGAAAATATTATTTGAGGGACATATCTTGTGGAGACAGCTAAAAAAACACGGTCTAGATCCTAAAGATCATGTTGCCGGCAATGAGGATGTTTTGTATAGCAGCTGGACTAGAGAGCACTATATTGGAGGTCAGAGCGAACACCTTAGACTTGATAAGGCTAAGAAAATTCATGAGAATGCTGCTCTTGAATCAGCATCTTGGGGGCTTTTTCAAATTATGGGCTTTCACTGGGAGAACTTAGGCTATAAGAGCGTGAAAGACTTTGTTAGACTTATGAATAAAAGCGAAGGCGAGCACCTTAAAGCCTTTGGAAGATTTGTAGTAGCTAATAACCTTACAAAGTATCTTAAGAACAAAGAGTGGGCTAATTTTGCCAGGCGATACAATGGGCCTGGATATAAAACAAATAAATACGACGAAAAACTGGCTAGGGCCTATCAAAAGTACAAAATTTAAGTGAAAACTAGTTCCTAAAGCTAATTTCTAAGAAATTCAATAAAGATAGTGCAATCATATAAAATTTAGGTATAATTTCCTGTTCATATTTAGAATTCACATAATTTTAATAGTTAAATTGTTTTTGTGTTGACAAAGATATAAAAATAATGGAATAATGTAAGCGGTTTAGTTATTTGGGAGGAGTTAGAAAATGCATGCAGTTATTAAAACTGGTGGTAAACAATACACCGTAAACCCAGGAGATGTTATTAACGTTGAGTTAATAGCTGGAGAGCCTGGCGACAGCGTTGAATTTAATGAAGTACTTTTGGTTGCTAACGATAAAGGAAAAGTTGATATTGGATCACCAACTGTAGAAAAAGCAGTTGTAAAGGGCAAAATCTTAAAAGAAACCAAAGGGAAAAAAATTACTGTATTTAAATTCAAGAGAAGAAAAGACTACCGTAACAAAAACGGACACAGACAACGTTACACTACGGTTGAGATCACAGATATTTTGAATTAGGAGGCAAATAGATTGTCTACAAAGAAAGGCGGCGGAAGCAGTCGTAACGGAAGAGATTCTGATGGAAAAAGATTAGGTTTAAAAAAATTCGGTGGTGAAGATGTAATAGCCGGAAATATCCTTGTCAGACAAAGAGGCACTAAGTTCCATCCAGGCACAAATGTTGGAATGGGTAGAGATCATACATTATTTGCACTGATCGACGGCAAAGTCGAGTTTCAGAAATTCGCAAATAATAAGACTAAAGTAAACATCCAACCTTCATAAGTAGACTCTTGCTGACGGGTGATGTGCGATTCACCCAACCGGCAATAATTTTAGTTTCATTTAATTTTAAGAGATATTCGGTAAATTGAGACTATTCTAATATTTTTCTTTACTAGTAAGAATTAAATTAGTATTATGAATCTAAGTACTTTAATAATGCCATATCGGATTATAAGCCATCATGACTAAGCCCGGAACTATTCAGTCAATAGCATTAGTAGTGCTCTTCGTGATATTAGCAGTTATTGTATCCGTCTTTACCTCTTATTATTTCAATTCAGCACTTACGGACCAGAAAACCAACGAACTAGTATCTATATTTAATCAGTCTGATACTAGTTTCCAAGAAACTGCAGAAAATGTTCTGAACAACAATGAGGAAGTTTACTATGTGCAGCTTCTTGATTCTGAGGGCGTTCTTTTAGAAAGCTTTGGCGATTCATCGGCCGCTATGCCTAATTCTTCAATCACTCCTATCACGACACCACAAAACAATACAATTATCGTTGGAACTTATACAAGCGAATCAAACTCAATCGCAGGATTAACAACCTCAACAGCTATATGGAGCGCTTTAATAGGTCTTGCAGTAGCAATAGTGGCAGTATTTTTAGTATCATCACTTTCTAACGGAAAATCAGACGCAATGGAAAAACTGATAGCCGGAATGAAACGTGTATCAAGAGGTGATTTAGGAAATAAGCTCGAGTCCAGCGAGGCTGGGGACAATGTGACCATGATTAGGGCATATGAAACATATAACCAGATGCTTGATCTGTTAAAGAAAAAAGACGAAACACCTATTCCGGAAGAACCGGTGTTTCAGCCGACTTTAATAGAAACTGATGAACTGGAAGAGCAAGAGGAGGAAGAAGAGTTAACTAAAAATAGAAGGGTTACGGTCATTGTGGCAAAAATTGCTGATTTTCAGGATCTAAGCACAAGTTTAGATTCTACAGAATTCAGCGCGTTTCTAGCTGATTACAGAAAATCAGCCTCATCAATTATCTCAAACTACGGCGGCGTAATAGAAGCTCTAATGAAAGACGAAATAGTGGCATTTTTCAATGCGCCGGAAGAACAAGTAAACCCAGAGCTAAAAGCCATTTGCTCAGCAGTAGAAGTGCTTCAGCACCTGGCAACTATAACAAGGGAAAGAAAACTTGAAGGGAAAATTGCCATAAGCGGAAAGATAGGAATTGGCACTAAATCCCTAACTGTTTACGGTGATAACGGAGTCCCTCAGGGAATAAAAGCAATTACCGATTCAGCAAGGGGAATCTGTGATCTTGCCCCTATTTGGAGAGTTATTGTTAGCGAGGAGCTATATCTATCCGTAAGTGAGTACGTGGAAGCAAGAGAGCTAACTTTGGGTGGAGACACTTACTACTCCATAGTTGGTGTTGAAGAGGGCGTAGTTTAAATACCAGTCAAAATATATACATCCCAGATAATATGTTGTCTCAAATATAGCACTTAGGTAATCTCTTAAACAGTTATGAGCAGAAAAAGAATAGTTGTAGCTATGAGCGGCGGCGTAGACAGCACGACGGTGGCTGCAATGCTTAAAGAAAAGGGTCATGAAGTTATAGGCATCACAATGCAGCTTTTGGACTATAAAGATGCAGAAGGGGGATGTTGTTCACTTGACCATGTGATTGACGCAAGACGCGTTGCGCAAGAGCTTGGTATTCCTCACTATGTTGTAAATTTTGTAGATTCTTTCAAAGAGCTCGTTCTAAAGGACTACGTAGAGAAATATGAATCCGGCAAAACCCCCATACCATGTGTTTTGTGCAATCAGTATGTGAAATTTGACCTGCTCCTAAAAAGAGCGCTTGAGCTGGGAGCTGACTACTTAGCAACCGGACACTATGCAAAAATAAATTATGAAAACGGCAGATACTCGCTGAGCAAAGCTGATGATGAGAACAAGGATCAAACCTATTTTCTCTATACCCTAAGTCAAAAAGAGCTAAGCCAACTAATGTTCCCACTTGGATCACTGAGAAAGGATGAGGTAAGAGATTTAGCGCGCAGTCTAAACTTAAAATTAGCTGAAA
This genomic interval carries:
- a CDS encoding N-acetylmuramidase family protein; this encodes METIRRNTTKSDSVVLLQNLLIKAGYDISADGDFGPITEAAVKDFQKKNKLVVDGIVGQKTWRTLLSEEPEDPLALKSRFLSEKDLQTVAEDLGVELAVVKAVNEVESSGQGFLGDKPKILFEGHILWRQLKKHGLDPKDHVAGNEDVLYSSWTREHYIGGQSEHLRLDKAKKIHENAALESASWGLFQIMGFHWENLGYKSVKDFVRLMNKSEGEHLKAFGRFVVANNLTKYLKNKEWANFARRYNGPGYKTNKYDEKLARAYQKYKI
- the rplU gene encoding 50S ribosomal protein L21, with translation MHAVIKTGGKQYTVNPGDVINVELIAGEPGDSVEFNEVLLVANDKGKVDIGSPTVEKAVVKGKILKETKGKKITVFKFKRRKDYRNKNGHRQRYTTVEITDILN
- the rpmA gene encoding 50S ribosomal protein L27, giving the protein MSTKKGGGSSRNGRDSDGKRLGLKKFGGEDVIAGNILVRQRGTKFHPGTNVGMGRDHTLFALIDGKVEFQKFANNKTKVNIQPS
- a CDS encoding adenylate/guanylate cyclase domain-containing protein, whose amino-acid sequence is MTKPGTIQSIALVVLFVILAVIVSVFTSYYFNSALTDQKTNELVSIFNQSDTSFQETAENVLNNNEEVYYVQLLDSEGVLLESFGDSSAAMPNSSITPITTPQNNTIIVGTYTSESNSIAGLTTSTAIWSALIGLAVAIVAVFLVSSLSNGKSDAMEKLIAGMKRVSRGDLGNKLESSEAGDNVTMIRAYETYNQMLDLLKKKDETPIPEEPVFQPTLIETDELEEQEEEEELTKNRRVTVIVAKIADFQDLSTSLDSTEFSAFLADYRKSASSIISNYGGVIEALMKDEIVAFFNAPEEQVNPELKAICSAVEVLQHLATITRERKLEGKIAISGKIGIGTKSLTVYGDNGVPQGIKAITDSARGICDLAPIWRVIVSEELYLSVSEYVEARELTLGGDTYYSIVGVEEGVV
- the mnmA gene encoding tRNA 2-thiouridine(34) synthase MnmA, which encodes MSRKRIVVAMSGGVDSTTVAAMLKEKGHEVIGITMQLLDYKDAEGGCCSLDHVIDARRVAQELGIPHYVVNFVDSFKELVLKDYVEKYESGKTPIPCVLCNQYVKFDLLLKRALELGADYLATGHYAKINYENGRYSLSKADDENKDQTYFLYTLSQKELSQLMFPLGSLRKDEVRDLARSLNLKLAEKPDSTGVCFVPSDNYRDYLISQNAFTQLEGEIVDTSGEVLGKHRGIYSFTVGQRRGLGIATGKPMYVVGLVPKENKVIVGEEDKIYSSKLVAENLSWVEEKNPIEENGIEVKAKVRNRHIEDDALVKMTSESNAEIEFKNPQRAITPGQAVVLYKDKKVLGGGWINRVL